DNA from Pelagibacterium nitratireducens:
TCTTCGTTATAAAAGGCGATGGCGGTATCTATGGACAGCCCGGTGGTGTCGCTTGACGGACGGCGAGCCGAACGCAGGCGGTAGATTTCCGCCAGAACAATTTTGCCGGTCACATAGCCGATGACCAGAACCCCATAGAGGGGGATCACCAGACCGTTGGGCAAGACCAGATGTCCAAGAATGATTGCAATCGCCGCGGCAACAGCAGCCAGACTGGCCAACTTCCGAAGAACCGTGCCCCAGCGACCGGTCGGTTTCGATCGTGATGGCGGGGCAATTCGCGCCGGCGGCACGTGCGTTTTCCCCGCCGATAATGAGCGAGCCGGGGCGGAATAATCGTCCATCATACTAAAAATCCTCAACGCTGCCGATTCCGACTCCCAGCGACGATGGCTGATTGCAATCGTCTCGGGCATCCTGGCGCGCAGCCGTACCCGTGAGCGCAATTGGTCGAGTTGGCTTACGTGAGGAAATGCCAGCAGGCGATGGAGAGCGCCCGACTTTGCATGCAGCGCAAAAAGATTTGCACGCAGGTATAGTCGCTGGTGGCTTTGGCCTTGCGCAATTCTGGTAGAGCGGTGGTGCAAGCGGGCTTCACCGGTGATCGCGAATGGGTCCATCCCTCCTGCCCAAGCAGTTCATTGCATTTGCACGGTGCCATGCTAGAATCGATAATATCGATCGGCATATTCACATTCATGCATGCTGAACTTTTCACACCCGGGACACTAGCGTGCAGAATTTTCAGGGCGCGACGGAGCCGAACTCGTGACGCCGCGTGACCTTCGGGGTGCCGGAAGCCGGCTGGTCCCAAGTCTGAAATTTTCCACGGACTCGGTCAGAACCATCGAGCAATTCGACGCCTGGAGTGCGTTCAACTCCATGGCTGAACTCGAGGCAATCACACCGCCAGCCGAGGGCTTCAAGGCCAGTTCTGCGTCCTATCACCTGGGCGGCCTGCAACTGACCTCGTTTCAGCTTGCGCCAATGAATATCCGCTATACCAGGGATATTCAGCGCAAACTTGGTCTCGATCACTGGTGTCTGAGTGTCACCACCAAGGGCCCGGTCGGCTATCAGAACGATGACAATGAACTGGCTGTTTCGCCCGGCAGTTTGTTGCTGCACTCCTATGCAACCCCCTTCTCTGGGGTAATGGAGCACACCAATTACAGCAGCCTGTTCTTTGCGCGCGATGACTTCTGGGACATCGCCGATCACCTCGACAAGGGCGCGCATCAACTGATGCGGGGGCCAATGTCGCAGGTCATTCGGGACTTCATGCTGTCAATGATCGCACGAGCGGATGGCTTGACCCAGGCCGATGCCTCGGCACTGACAGAAGCTTTCGGCCATCTGATCCGGGCCCTGGTGATCAACAATCCGGCGTCACTGGAAGCGGCAAAGGTGCCGATCGCGGCTGCCCAACTGGAGAGGGCGCGGCGCTTCATCAATGCCAATCTGAAATGGCCGGGCCTGTCGCCCGACACCATCTGCGCCAGTATCGGCGTATCGCGCCGCCAGCTTTTTTATCTTTTCGAGCAGCAGGGGGGAGTCGCCACATACATCCGAAACCGGCGTCTCGCCGCCTGCTATGCAACGCTGGCCAGAGCCGAGGAAGGCAGACAGATCGGCGCGATCGCTTATGAGTATGGCTTTGCCAATCTAAGTTCGTTCTACCGGCAGTTCTCTGCGCGCTATGGCTTCAGCCCAAGCGAAGCGCGCCCCGCCGCGCGCAGCGGTCACACAGTACCCAGCACCGACACCACGTTTTCCGACTGGCTCTTGCGTATCGGCAGGGCGTAGTTTGTAACACCGTCTGCGCCTACTCGGGCCGCTTCAGCGCCGTCGCTTCAATTTCGACTTTGATTTCCTCAACAGGAAATCCGCAAATGATTGTCGTGTTGGTGGGGCGCGGGTCCGAGAAATGCTCACCCAGAACCTTTGATACAGTCATTACGTCCTGCCGATCGGCGACGTAAACTCGCAGCCTTACGATGTCTGAAAGCTTGGCATCGGCTTGGCCCAATGCGGTGGCAATTGTGCGCAGGGCCTGTCGAGTCTGCTCCTCAGCGTCTGCCGAAATGGAGCCGTCAGCCGGGTCATGCCCCGCAGTACCCGACACGAACACCCATTCGCCATCGACAACGGCGCGGGAGTATCCTGCAAGCTTTTCAAACCGCGATCCCGATGAGATTGCCCAACGCTTCGCCATACCCTAACCACCATGCAGATTTCCAAGATGTGATCATATGATCACAGGGAGCCATGTCGATCAATGCTGATATCCCGCACGCTGACAAATACTCGCGTTCGCCTAGAGCCGATCAGGATTTGATTGACTCAAATCCTTGGCTCCAAGCCCTTGTTTTGTCGCGTGTCCGAACCGCAAAACCGTTTCCATCCCCGATCGCGTCGAGGACATGCTTTTGCTGGACACGCTCTGGGCAAACCAAAGGGTATTGCAGCAGGGCGCCGAGCTAGACGCCCGGCCCGGACGCGGCTTGTTCTTCTGATGACCAGATATCGAGCAGAAGATCGCGGGACGTCTGGATATCGGCCTCGCAAGCCGCACCGAGGGCGTCCCAGTCGCCCTTTTTGATCGCCTTCAACATGGCGGCGTGGTGATCGGTGAAACCTTCTCTATGGTCGGTCTCGAGCAGAGCGCTCATTCGATCAGAAAGAAACCGGACATAAGGACCGGACCGGAGCCAGAGATTTTCAATCTGACTGAGCAGAACCGGGCTGTTTGCAGCGCGATAGATGGCGAAATGGAAGGCGCGGTTGGCAGCCGTCATTTCCGTATTCTTGCCTGCACTTGCGCTCGCGCGATGATGATCAAGCAGTTCTTCGAGCGCCGATATGTCCTCTGGGGTCAAATTCGGGCCCGCAAGTCTGGCGGTTGCTCCTTCGACGATGACGCGCGCACGACTGATATCGACCAACTGGGACGACGTGATGGCAGGCACAAATGCCGTGCCCGACGCGGAGATGTTGAGCGCATTCTCCGATGCAAGCCGGCGCAGCGCCTCGCGCACCGGCATATGCGAAGTGTGGAACCGTTCGGACAGCGATGCAATCGTAAAGGATTTGCGCGTCTCAAAAGCACCCGACATCAACGCGTCGCGAAGTTGCTCATAGACCAGGTCGTGGACCGTCTTGCGAGATGATACCGGCTTGAAGTCACCAGTCGAATGTTTGCTTTCGAGCAATCGATTTACCTCGCCTGTTGCCTTTGCGCGCGACCACTTCAGTCTAGTAGGGGTAAGCGGCAACGACCAGCAATATGGAATTACAAATTTCGGTCCTGCTATCCTAAACTTCTTACGAACAAGGTCATACGATCAAGCGCCTCATCGATTTCATCGAGAGACAAGGCACCAAAACACATACGCAAATGCCCTTCGCCGGCGGCACCGTAAAAGCTGCCGGCCTCAACAACGACCCCGCATTCATCCATAAGGCGCTCTGCAAAGATTTGCGAGCGAACGCCGAGCGCGGAGATGTTGGGGAAGGCGTAGATCGTGCCTTGGGGCCACGCACACTTGATTCCTGAAATCTGGTTCAGCCGGGTCACCACGCGGTCACGCTTTCTGCGATCGTCGGCAACCAGTTCCGTCAGAACAGAGGCATCCCCGGTCAAAGCGGCCAGCGCGCCTTCCTGTACGAAGGTATTTACGTGAGTCACATCATTGGCCGTGATCTTCAGTATTGCCGAAACGGCCTGTTTGGGAGCGACCAGGTACCCGATGCGCCAGCCGTCCATCGCATAGCTCTTCGTAAAGGCGAAAAGCGTTACCGTGCGCTCGTCCATACCCGGCAGAGACGCAATGGAAACGTGTTTGGCGTGATCGTATGTAATCTCTTCATAGACTTCGTCGGACACGACAATAAGGTCGTGGCGCCTGGCGATGTCGGCGAGTGCCTCGAGCTCGGCCCGCGTATAGACGCGGCCAGTCGGATTGCAAGGATTGATGAGAACGATCATCTTGGTTTTCGGCGTGATCGCGGCCTCGATCCGGTCCGTATCGATGGCAAAGCCGTTCTCGGCATCCAGTGCAACCGGGACGGGCACGCCGCCGGCCAGCTCGACCTTTCCAATATGCTGCGGATAATAGGGCTCGAGCAGAATAACTTCGTCGCCGTCATCGACGAATGCCATCAATGCGGCGTAGGAGCCGTGTGTAAGGCCATTGGTGACAACGATCTGGTCGGAACTCACCTGCAGCGCGTTCTGCCGCGCCAGTTTGGCAACGATGGCCTCACGCAGCGGACGGATGCCGGGAAGATCGGAATAGTGAACCTTTCCGGCCTCGATCGCTGCAATCGTTGCGTCCTTAATGTGCCGGGGCGTATCGGCATAGGGTTTGCCCAATTCCATATGGATCAGGTTGTCGCGACCACTGGCGGCCGCTCGGGCATACATGCCGAACGATTTTTTCGAAGTGCCGGTAATTCGATGGGCGAGATGCTTCATATCACTTGTCCTGGGGGCGAAAACGGCCGGGTTCGGATCCAGCTCCTGGATTTGGGGTGTGGCTGGTGCAACAACGTCTCGCGATACTCATTGAACGAACCTGTCCTTGAGCCGAGCCTGCAAAAGCGCCGCAGAGGCAACGAGAGGTGTAAACCGGTGAAAGGGCAGCGGGCGCAGGGGTCGCACGGGAATGGGCAATTCGTCGATCGACTCTCCCAGGGCAGCGCGGGCCAGGACACGCCCCAACTGCGCAGTCATCGCTATGCCCCTTCCGTTGCAACCGATTCCGCCAAACCACCCGTCACCGAACCGGTAAAGGCGTGGCAGAAAGTCCGGGGTCATGGCCGCCGTGCCGCTCCACACAATTTCCGGGCTTACGGCATCTGGAAGATCGAGTTCCTCGCCCAGGCGCGTGGCCACACTCCGGCCAAGACGCGCAAATGCGCCCAGCGGCACTGTGGCCATGCCCCCGCTGATCAGCCTATTGTCCCGATCAAGGCGATAAGTGAACAGGTTCTGCCGCGTATCGCCTACTGGCCTGCCGTCCGGGGCAATGCGGCGAACCGTGGACGGATCAGCCGACGTGGTGGCGATCTGATACACCTTCAATGGCACCGCTGACCGCCCCATCCTGGAGGCGACCCCGGTTGTGAACGCATTGGTGCAAACAAGCACCTTTCGTGCACTGATCGACCCGCCAGAACGCATGACCAGGCGCCAGTTGCCGTGCTCGGAGCTGACCCTTTCAACACAATGGTGCTCATGGACCGTACCGCCACGACGCTGTACGCCATGGGCCAGGCCACGAAGGTAGTCGAGCGGGTGGATGGTGCCGCCTTCCTGGTCCAGCAAAGCTCCCGAGTAGATGCTCATACCCGTCTGGGCCCGAACTTCCGCCGCATCCAGAAACGAAACGGGGCGGCCCAGCTCACGCCACTGCGCAGCGCGGGCCTTGAGCATTTCGGCCGCGGCATTGCCATAAGCGGGATTCAGCCAGCCGGTTTGCCGCGCATCACAGTCAATGCCGTCTTCCTCGATCGTTCGAAAAACGGCATTTGCGCCATCACCGACCAGACGCAGCAGGGCGTCGCCGCGTTCTTGGCCGAGCTTTGCCCGTACACCGGCAACATCTGCCCTGGCGAAGTTGGGCACGACAAAGCCCGCATTCATACCGCTTGCTCCGTTGCCGATCTTGCCCGCCTCCAGAACAGCGACCGAGAGGCCGGCATTGAGAAGTTCGCGCGCCGCTGTCATGCCGGTGAAACCACCACCGACAACGGCCACATCGACCTTCTCGGGCAGATTGGGGTCGGAGGTCACCTCAAGGCGGGCGGTCCGTGTCCAGAGCGTTTCCAAGCCCGGTTCTCCAATTCTTGCAATCGTGTGGCGGGAGGCGTGGACCGATCCAATGGCCGTTGGGTATGTGTCGCGCGCGCGCGGACTGTGGGCGATGGCAGACATTTAGGACCTGATGCGGGGATCGAGGAGAAAATAGAGAAAGTCGACCACCAGATTGGCGAGGACGATGAAGAACCCGGCCAGCATGACCACTCCGATGATGACAGGACGGTCCTGTGTCTGGACTGACTGCACCGCCAACGATCCGATCCCCTGCAGTCCGAACACCTGCTCGGTGACCAGAGCTCCGCCCAGAAGCGAAGCGATGTCGGCGCCGAGTTGGGTGGTCAGTGGCGGGAAGATCGACCTCACGCCGTGTTTATAGACGACCTTGCGCTCCGACAGGCCCTTGGCCCGCGCGGTGCGGATGTAGTCCTCCCCCAGGATTTCGAGCAACTGCCCCCGCGTCAGCCGTGCATAGATAGCGGCCGAAAGAAGCGCCAGGGTGAAGCACGGCAGCGCCATGTGCCAGGCCCAGATCAATGGGTTCTCGAGGAACGAGCGGTATCCTCCGGGGGGAAACAGGGTGAAGCCGGCCTGCCGGGGCAGGAAATAGAGAAAGTAGAGCGCCGCCATGCCCAAAACGAACGACGGAAAGCTCACCCCGACCAGAACGAAGCCCTGCCCGAGCCGGTCCCGCACGCTTCCCGGATGCCGGGCGGACATGATGCCAATGGGTATGCCCATACACAGCCACATGATCACCGCTCCAATGCAAAGTGATATCGTGGCAGGCATGCGGTTTTTGATAAGCTCGATCACCGGCTGCTGGTTGCGATAGGAAAACCCCAGGTCCCCGCTCAGGCTGCGCCCCAGGAAGCTGAAATATTGTTCAATTACGGGACGGTCGAGGCCCAGGTTTTCGCGCACCATGGCCACCTGTGCCTCGGTGGCACGCTCGCCCGCCACAATGCGAGCAGGATCGCCCGGCGCAACAAAGAACAGCGTGAAGACGAAACCACTGAGCAACAGCAGCACGAGTGCGGCGAAACTGATCCGGCTGGCAATGAAAGAGATCATGATTCCGAACCGATTGGCCTGGATTTTTTCTTGGTCGATCGCTTCACCGTGCTCTTGGGATCGAGCGCATCGCGTATAGCGTCGCCAAGGATGTTGAACGAGAGGGTGGTGAGCAGGAGTGCCAGACCGGGGAACAGGACGAGCCACCAGGCAAACATGTAGATCGAATTGTTGGCCGCTTCGGCGAGCATGCCCCCCCAGCTCGGGGCCGGAGGGACGATGCCCAGTCCGAGAAAAGACAGTGTCGCTTCGAAAATGATCGAGATCGGAACCATCATGGTGGTGTAGATAATGATGGGTGCACCCAGATTGGGTAGTATATCCATGACCATGATCGAAAGGTGCCCCGCACCCATCGAGCGCGACGCCATGACGAACTCCCGCTCCTTGAGTGACAGTACTTGCCCCCGGATCACCCGGCCCATCGTTGTCCAGGAAAAGAAGACGATAACCGCAAGGCTGAGCGTAAGGCTGGGGCCGAATACGGCCACCAGTGAAAGCATGCAAAGCAGAACCGGGATGCTCATCACCAGGTCCATCGCACGGCCAAGAACAGCGTCGATCCAGCCCCCAAAATACCCCGCGACCAGACCCACCGTGATGCCGATTATGGCCGCCAGGAGGGAAGCCACGAACCCGATCGAAAGCGAAATGCGCGCTCCATAGGCAAGACGAACGAAAACGTCTCGTCCCAGCTGGTCGGTGCCGAAAACGAACTCGGCGTTGGGGGGTACGGGCAGTCCGGTTGGCGTCAGGCCCGTCTCGCGAAATTGCTCGGCGGACGAATGTCCCGTTAATGCTGCTATCGCGTCGGCACCCACGGCGATGACGATGAGCACGACCAGAAACGCCAGGGCCACAAGGCCGGCCCTGTCGGCGATCAGGCGTCGTATCGTAAGTTCGAAGGAACTGCGCTGTTTGATTTCACTGCTCATGCGATCAGCCCCCGGTCAACGACGGGCGCGCTGCCTGCATTGCGATATTGGGGATCGGCCGCGGCCAGCAATTCGCGCGTATAGGGATGCTGAGGATTGTCGTACAGTGTCTGGGTATCGCCCCGCTCCACGACCTGACCGTCTTTCATGACGACAATGCGCGAACTCACATGGCGTACCACCGCGAGATCGTGGGAGATGAATAGGTAGGACAGGCCCAACTCGCGCTGAAGCTTGATGATCAGATTGAGGATTTGCGCCTGAATAGACACATCCAGCGCCGAAACCGGCTCATCGAATATGATGATGGACGGATTGAGTGCCAGCGACCGGGCGATTCCGATGCGCTGTCTTTGGCCACCGGAAAATTCGGAAGGAAACCTGTTGTAGTGCTCGGGATTGAGCCCGACGATTTCCATAAGGTCCCGGACCCGGTTTTTTCGATCAATTCCGCTGGCCACCTTCTGGATACGAAACGGATCACCGATGATCGAACCTACCCGGCGCTTTGGATTGAGCGATCCAAAAGGGTCCTGAAACACCATCTGAATGCGCTTGCGCATCTCGACCCAGGCCCGCCGATCGAGGCCAACGATGCTTTCGCCTTCGATCTGGACGTCTCCCGAGCCTGGCGGGGTCAAGCCAGCGATGATGCGGGCAAGGCTGGACTTGCCACAACCGCTTTCGCCCACGATTCCCAGCGTCGTGCCACGGGGCAATTGAAGGCTGACGCCCTTGAGCACCTCGACCCCCGGCTTGTTCGAGAGAAAAGACTGCCCACCATAGGTCAGGCGCACATCCGATACGTTGACGACGATATCGCTCTGCGAAGCCTCGTCATCGCTCGGTACGGGTGCAGCAGCCACACGACCCCGTTCGGCCTTGTTCTCGAGCCAGCACAGCGATTGCGTACCGTCCTCGAACCGCCGCAACGGGGGGCGCTTGCCAGAACAGATTTCGAGCGCCAGCGCACAGCGCGGGGCAAAAGCGCACCCCTTTTGCTCGACCAGAAGGCTGGGCGGCTGGCCGGGAATTGATTCAAGATCGCCTCGGACATCATGACTGGGAGACGAGCGAAGCAATCCCAGGGTATAAGGATGAGCCGGCGTGCGCAGTACCGCTTCGGCGGGGCCTATCTCCATGCGATTGCCCGCATACATGACCATGGCGTGGTCCGCGACCGACGACAACAATTCGAGGTCATGAGTGACCATGATGATTGCCGTGCCCAGTTCCTTTCGCATCTCGTTGAGAAGGGCGATGATCTGGGCCTGAACTGTCACATCGAGCGCTGTCGTGGGTTCGTCGGCAATAAGCAGGGCCGGGCGCAGAACGATGGCCATGGCAATCATTACGCGCTGGCGCATGCCGCCGGAGAACTGATGAGGATAGTCATGGACCCTTTGTCCGGGTTCATGAATGCCCACCCTGCCGAGCACCTCTATGGCCTCGGCAAGTGCATCGCGGGCGCTCGTCTCACGATGGGTCCGTATTGCTTCGGTGATCTGGTCGCCAACCGTATAGAATGGATGGAGGCTCGAAAGCGGGTCTTGCGAGATCATGGTAATTCGATTGCCGCGCAACCGCTGCATCTGCTTGGGCGGAAGCTTGAGCAGATCGCTGCCTTGGAAATTGATCTGTCCCGAAATCTTGGCCTGCGGGAGCAGCCCCATGATTGCCTGAGACAATACACTTTTGCCTGAACCCGACTCCCCGGCAATACCGAACAGCTCGGCTTCCTGCACAGAAAAGTTCACGTCGCGCGCAGCCTGCACATCGCCATCCCCGGTCGGAATGTCAATTGTGAGATTTTGAACGGACAATAGGGTCATTGAGCCAGCCGCAAGCAAAAAATGTGGAGAGTTGGGCTCCAACAGGGGAGCCCAACTTCGGTGTTGTGGGTGGATACCGAGCCGGTCAGCGGTTCAGCCAGACGTTGGTCCAGTCGCCATTGCCACCGGCAGCATAGGGCAGGAAGTTTTCGACGCGTGCGCCATGATAGAGCACGGTGGTCTGGGATATCAGCGGCACCGTCGGAGGATCGGCCATCACCACTTCGTCGACCTCGTTCCAGAGGAGCTCGGCTTCCCCAAGATCGGTGGTGCTCAAGGCGCGTTCAGCGATCTCGTTGGCCGCTTCATTGTTATAGTCCGAGAAGTTGAAGGTGCCGTGCGTGCCGTCATAGGTGTATTGCGGCTGGAAGATCGAGCGGGCGGCACCACCGGGCCAGTCCGGTGACCAGCCCGAAGGGACCAGATCCCAAACCCCGTTCAGGGCGTTGTCGAAATTAGTGATCAGGCGCGGGTAGAAGTCTGACGCCGGGGTCGGGATCAGTTCGATCTCGAATCCCGCTTCCTGAAGGCTGGCCTGCAGCACCTGGGCTTCGGCAGCACCATTACCCGCATTGCGGAACGGCATCTTAAGCGACAGGCCATCTGGATATCCCGCTTCGGCAAGAAGCGCGCGTGCACGCTCGGGGTCACCCTGGCTGTCGGGTGTCGGGTAGGGCTCGAAATCGTGATGCCCCAGGATACCAAGGGGGAAGATCCCGTTGAGCGGTGTGGCAAATTCGGGACCACCCACCTGCTGGACGACGGCTGCCTTGTCCACGGCGTAGTTGAGAGCCTGCCGTACCAGCGGATCGCGCAGCGCGCCATCATTGTTGTCCGAGACCGTGTTGATCCAGATCATTCGCGAGGCGCCTTCGGCGAGCGTCGAGATCTTTTCGTCACCCTGCATTGTGAGCATCTGCACGGTCACGGGCGGCACGTTGATATCATAGAGCATATCGCCATCGCCCGATTGCAATTGCTGCATGGCCGCATCCGGCTGAACGCCGGCAATGACTTCTATTTCATCGACATAGGCATTACGCAACGGATCGCTTTCCGCATCCCAGGCAGGATTGCGCGATAGCGTGAGGCTCGTATCGGGGATGTAGGACGCGATCGTATAGGGGCCGCTGGAGATGTAATTTTCCCGGTATTCCGGACTGTCGGGCAGATAATCAAGAACTTCAACCGGCGCCGGCGTCGTCACCGGCAGCGTCAGAAGATAGATGAAGTCGTTGGCGGCATAGTTGAGATGAAATACCACCGTGTCGTCGGCCGGCGTTTCGATGCCGGAGATATCGCTTTCTTCGATGTAGGCCTTCATCGCTTCAACGGTCGGCTCGACTTCGGCAAAGCCCGCGCAGAAGTCGGCAAACCCGACAACCAGATCTTCAAAATAGGACACCGCCGGAGCGGGAATGTAGGGGTTGCAGAGACGCATGAACCCGCGCTCGACATCGTCTGCAACGATTTGACGCGCACCGTCCGGGGCATCCCAATTGGCGCCTTCGCGGAGCGTAAATGTATAGGTCGTGCCGTCGTCGGTCGCGGTCGGAACGCTCGCGGCGAGGTCGGCTTGCGGTGCGATCTGCTCGGCGGGATCTTCCGAGGCAGCAAAATTTATCAGCTGCCGCGTGGTCGCCCGGAAAAAGCTTCCTGTGTCTGCGGTTGCGGGCGGCACGGTGTCGAACCGGTCGACTTCCGCTGTGCCGAGAATCCGGAGCGTGCCACCGGTTTGCGGCTCTTGTCCATAAGCGCTAACGGAGCTCAGCAGAGCCAGAATAAGCCCTCCCGAAGCCACCATGGTGGATTTGCGAAATTTCATGACTTCCCTTTCTGCCGCCTTGGCATTCCCTCAAAGCGTGGCCGGCATATTCCCTCACGGCGGCACACGCTTAGTCTGAGCATTTGATCAAACTATCTCGAACTTACGAGTGAGGTGATGATCTTGTCAACGCCCTATCCATTCGCCGCGATCGAGCCATTCACACAACACAATCCATCGGATAGAGGGTTTGTGATTTTTTGATCAAATGGCTTTACATGTGGTCGGGTTGCCGACACATTGCCCGAAATTCCGGGTCGTTCTGACCCCACGTGCATGCAGGCGGAGAAAAATATCATGGCAGCTATCGCTTTCACCAACGCCACAATTTTCGACGGAGTGAGCGACGAGGCAGTTCCCGGGATGAACGTTCTGGTTGTGGATGGGTGTATCGAAGCGGTGAGTGAACACCCCTTCACGGGCGACGCCATGACCGTGTTCGATCTGGGGGGCAGAACGCTGATGCCCGGTCTGATCGATGCGCATGCACACGTCTTCGCCATCAATCTGGTCGAAGAGCACAATCGCAACATCCCGCTGACCGAGATGACGGCGCGGGCGGTACCGCGTATTCGCAAGATGCTCGACCGGGGCTTTACCAGTGTCCGTGATGTCGCCGGTGGAGACGTGGGCATTCGCAACGCCATCGCCCAGGGTTACATTCCCGGCCCCCGTCTTTTCGTAGGTGGCCCGGCTCTGAGCCAGATCGGTGGACATGGAGACCATCGCAGCACGACCGATGAGAGCCTCGACATCGATCTCAATGCGAGCGCGTTTCACTTTACCTGCCGCATTGTCGATGGCGTGGACACAATCCGCAGCGTCGTCCGCAACGAAATGCGCAAGGGGGCCGATCATATCAAGGTGCTGGCGTCCGGTGGCGTCGGGTCGCCCAATGATGCCATTGAAGTTCCTCAGTTTTCCGAAGACGAGATCCGCGTTGTCGTGCAGGAAGCAGCCGTGCGCGGGAAATATGTGTGTGCCCACGCCTATGAA
Protein-coding regions in this window:
- a CDS encoding GntR family transcriptional regulator; the encoded protein is MPVREALRRLASENALNISASGTAFVPAITSSQLVDISRARVIVEGATARLAGPNLTPEDISALEELLDHHRASASAGKNTEMTAANRAFHFAIYRAANSPVLLSQIENLWLRSGPYVRFLSDRMSALLETDHREGFTDHHAAMLKAIKKGDWDALGAACEADIQTSRDLLLDIWSSEEQAASGPGV
- a CDS encoding ABC transporter permease; this encodes MSSEIKQRSSFELTIRRLIADRAGLVALAFLVVLIVIAVGADAIAALTGHSSAEQFRETGLTPTGLPVPPNAEFVFGTDQLGRDVFVRLAYGARISLSIGFVASLLAAIIGITVGLVAGYFGGWIDAVLGRAMDLVMSIPVLLCMLSLVAVFGPSLTLSLAVIVFFSWTTMGRVIRGQVLSLKEREFVMASRSMGAGHLSIMVMDILPNLGAPIIIYTTMMVPISIIFEATLSFLGLGIVPPAPSWGGMLAEAANNSIYMFAWWLVLFPGLALLLTTLSFNILGDAIRDALDPKSTVKRSTKKKSRPIGSES
- a CDS encoding ABC transporter ATP-binding protein → MTLLSVQNLTIDIPTGDGDVQAARDVNFSVQEAELFGIAGESGSGKSVLSQAIMGLLPQAKISGQINFQGSDLLKLPPKQMQRLRGNRITMISQDPLSSLHPFYTVGDQITEAIRTHRETSARDALAEAIEVLGRVGIHEPGQRVHDYPHQFSGGMRQRVMIAMAIVLRPALLIADEPTTALDVTVQAQIIALLNEMRKELGTAIIMVTHDLELLSSVADHAMVMYAGNRMEIGPAEAVLRTPAHPYTLGLLRSSPSHDVRGDLESIPGQPPSLLVEQKGCAFAPRCALALEICSGKRPPLRRFEDGTQSLCWLENKAERGRVAAAPVPSDDEASQSDIVVNVSDVRLTYGGQSFLSNKPGVEVLKGVSLQLPRGTTLGIVGESGCGKSSLARIIAGLTPPGSGDVQIEGESIVGLDRRAWVEMRKRIQMVFQDPFGSLNPKRRVGSIIGDPFRIQKVASGIDRKNRVRDLMEIVGLNPEHYNRFPSEFSGGQRQRIGIARSLALNPSIIIFDEPVSALDVSIQAQILNLIIKLQRELGLSYLFISHDLAVVRHVSSRIVVMKDGQVVERGDTQTLYDNPQHPYTRELLAAADPQYRNAGSAPVVDRGLIA
- a CDS encoding ABC transporter permease gives rise to the protein MISFIASRISFAALVLLLLSGFVFTLFFVAPGDPARIVAGERATEAQVAMVRENLGLDRPVIEQYFSFLGRSLSGDLGFSYRNQQPVIELIKNRMPATISLCIGAVIMWLCMGIPIGIMSARHPGSVRDRLGQGFVLVGVSFPSFVLGMAALYFLYFLPRQAGFTLFPPGGYRSFLENPLIWAWHMALPCFTLALLSAAIYARLTRGQLLEILGEDYIRTARAKGLSERKVVYKHGVRSIFPPLTTQLGADIASLLGGALVTEQVFGLQGIGSLAVQSVQTQDRPVIIGVVMLAGFFIVLANLVVDFLYFLLDPRIRS
- a CDS encoding FAD-binding oxidoreductase translates to METLWTRTARLEVTSDPNLPEKVDVAVVGGGFTGMTAARELLNAGLSVAVLEAGKIGNGASGMNAGFVVPNFARADVAGVRAKLGQERGDALLRLVGDGANAVFRTIEEDGIDCDARQTGWLNPAYGNAAAEMLKARAAQWRELGRPVSFLDAAEVRAQTGMSIYSGALLDQEGGTIHPLDYLRGLAHGVQRRGGTVHEHHCVERVSSEHGNWRLVMRSGGSISARKVLVCTNAFTTGVASRMGRSAVPLKVYQIATTSADPSTVRRIAPDGRPVGDTRQNLFTYRLDRDNRLISGGMATVPLGAFARLGRSVATRLGEELDLPDAVSPEIVWSGTAAMTPDFLPRLYRFGDGWFGGIGCNGRGIAMTAQLGRVLARAALGESIDELPIPVRPLRPLPFHRFTPLVASAALLQARLKDRFVQ
- a CDS encoding pyridoxal phosphate-dependent aminotransferase, whose protein sequence is MKHLAHRITGTSKKSFGMYARAAASGRDNLIHMELGKPYADTPRHIKDATIAAIEAGKVHYSDLPGIRPLREAIVAKLARQNALQVSSDQIVVTNGLTHGSYAALMAFVDDGDEVILLEPYYPQHIGKVELAGGVPVPVALDAENGFAIDTDRIEAAITPKTKMIVLINPCNPTGRVYTRAELEALADIARRHDLIVVSDEVYEEITYDHAKHVSIASLPGMDERTVTLFAFTKSYAMDGWRIGYLVAPKQAVSAILKITANDVTHVNTFVQEGALAALTGDASVLTELVADDRRKRDRVVTRLNQISGIKCAWPQGTIYAFPNISALGVRSQIFAERLMDECGVVVEAGSFYGAAGEGHLRMCFGALSLDEIDEALDRMTLFVRSLG
- a CDS encoding helix-turn-helix domain-containing protein, with the protein product MTPRDLRGAGSRLVPSLKFSTDSVRTIEQFDAWSAFNSMAELEAITPPAEGFKASSASYHLGGLQLTSFQLAPMNIRYTRDIQRKLGLDHWCLSVTTKGPVGYQNDDNELAVSPGSLLLHSYATPFSGVMEHTNYSSLFFARDDFWDIADHLDKGAHQLMRGPMSQVIRDFMLSMIARADGLTQADASALTEAFGHLIRALVINNPASLEAAKVPIAAAQLERARRFINANLKWPGLSPDTICASIGVSRRQLFYLFEQQGGVATYIRNRRLAACYATLARAEEGRQIGAIAYEYGFANLSSFYRQFSARYGFSPSEARPAARSGHTVPSTDTTFSDWLLRIGRA
- a CDS encoding RidA family protein, with the protein product MAKRWAISSGSRFEKLAGYSRAVVDGEWVFVSGTAGHDPADGSISADAEEQTRQALRTIATALGQADAKLSDIVRLRVYVADRQDVMTVSKVLGEHFSDPRPTNTTIICGFPVEEIKVEIEATALKRPE